The genomic interval GAGACCTTCACGGTCTGTGTTGGCGCCAGTAAATGCACCTTTAGCATAGCCGAACAGCTCTGATTCAATCAAAGTGTCAGGAATAGCTGCACAGTTAACCGAGATAAGCTTACCGTTTTGCCGTAAGCTGCGATCGTGAACCGCTTTTGCCACCAACTCTTTACCAGTCCCGGTTTCGCCTTGGATAAGAATATTACAATCGGTTGGTGCGGATTTTTCGATGTGGGTAAACACATCACGCATTTCATCACAGGCACCAATAATGCCAAATCTTGTAAATTTAGAATTTGAAGTCTGTTGCTTGTCGCGCTGTTGATGTCTGGCTTGTTCGGTAATGCGTGCTACGGTTTGCAACATTTGCTCATGATCAAATGGTTTAGCAATATAGTCGACGGCACCTTGGCGCATTGTGTCTACGGCAGAGCGTAAACTGGCATAGCTAGTCATAATTAATACCGGTGTTGCGCCGGCGAGGGTGATCATCTCTGTGCCAGCTGCGCCCGGCAAGCGTAGGTCAGAAATAATCAGGTCGAAGCTTTCCAGCGGCTTTGATTTTGCCTCATCGACGGAGGCTGCCTCATCAACGTGGTAGTCGTTTTTTTCAAGCAAGCGTTTTAAGGCCTGTCGAATTACGCTTTCATCTTCAACCAGTAAAATTTTTATCATGTGCTCAGTATAATTTTTTCGCAGTGACAAAGCAGTTGTGATTTTTCAATTACAGCAAACCCGTATTGAGCGGTAGCTGGACTTTAAAAATACAGCCTGTTTGCTGATCATTAATTGGGCTTATCAATTCGATTTGTCCCTGATGATCTTCAATGATGTTGTAGACGATTGCAAGGCCCAATCCTGTACCTTCATCAGAATGTTTGGTGGTGAAAAACGGCTCAAAAATGGTATTTTGTAAATTTTCTTCAATTCCCGGTCCAAAGTCTTTGATTTCAATACTGAGGTACTCGCTGAACTCCCGGCAGGAAATAAACACAATGACTCTGTTGCTGTCATTATTTTCCATGAGATGGTTCGCCTGTAAGGCGTTTTCTATCAAGTTGATAAATATCTGAAACAAACCCTGCTTGTTAGCTACAATTTCCAGCTGTTGTGGGATGGTATTTTCGACTTTTTGAAAAATATCTTTTTCTTTCAGTGCTAGTAGCTCTAGTGCCGCCTGCGCAGTTTGGTAAAGATTGACTGGTTCAAAAAACAAGGTGTCTTTATGGTTGCCTGCGTGTGAGAAACTGACCAGCGACTGTACAATCTTACTGACCCTGTCGGTTTGTTCTAATATATCTCTTGCGCTAGCGTCTACCTCAGGATTATCACTGTCGTATTTAAGGTTTTGCGCCAAACAGGCAATGCCGGTAATTGGGTTGCCAATCTCATGTGCAACGCCAGCTGCTAAGCGACCAATAGTGGCTAATCGATCATGATGTTGCCAATCATTTTCGAGTTTTGCCAGTGAGCTGACATCTTCAACCAATATGGTGGTATTACCCTCTACGGTGTGTGATTCTTGGTTACCCTTGTGTAAGTTAAGCCAGAATACCTGCTCGCCAAAACTGATTTCTTGCTTGTAGAGCTGCTGCTCTTCACTAGCGATAAAGTTTTCAAACAAGCTAAGCCACGGTTCTGGTAAGCGTTCTAAACTATTGCCTATAGCTTTATTAGCATGTACTTCGGTTAATTCGCTCAATGCGGCGTTCCAAATGGTAATCTCTCTGTCTGCGGATAAAGAGCAAACACCAATTGGCAGGTATTCTATGGTTTGTTGATGCTGTCGACGCATTTTATCTAATTCACCGGCCAGGCCTGATAAATTATTCTTTGCTTGTTCTAGTCTGTACTCCGTGATTTGCTGGTCTTCCAAGGTGGAATCTGAACTCTCAGCATAGGGTAGGTGGCTGGCCACTACTCGTCGTGCAATGGTCGGCCCGTAGATACCTGAGAAGTTAGATTCGAGTTGGCGACGCAGTAATCTCAGTGCAAACGGCCTTTTTTCCTCGCGTTGCATATTTAATTCTTTCAGCGCAATAGCGATTGCATATTCTGCGTTTGATCGACCAAACTCTCTACTTAAATTGTGGATAATATCGTCAATGTTTTCGACTAAGAGTTTGCGCTTAAGCGGTCTGCCAATATCATTTTGCGAGCAAATTTTAGCTATATAACCTTGCTCTTCTGTGGTTTTGCTAAGGATCGAAACAAAGCCAAAAGTCAGCATATTTACCCCTAAGCAGCTGACAGCCGCTAACAGCCAATAACTATCTGGTTCAAGCGCAAACAGGGAAAGTAAGGTAGGTAACAGGCCTAATGCATCTTCAGACAATAATGGCAGCACAATACTGATAAACCAGCAGCTTAGACCTGCTGCTAAACTTGCCAGAAAGCCTGTGCGGTTAGCTCTTGGCCAATACATCACAGCTAGAATGCTGGGTAAAAATTGCAATAGCGCAGTATAGGAAGCTAGGCCAAATCGGTTGAGTGTTGAGAGATCTTGGCTCAGGCTGGCCATCAGCATGACAACTAACAAGATAAATACAATGGTTGCACCTTGCAGTGGTAGCATATTATCAACTAAACGATAATGCTTAGACTTTAGAAATACCGGTAAAACTAAATGACTGCTCATCATGCCGGATAGCGCAATACACATGGTAGACATAGACATGGTTACCGCAATTACTGCGGCGGTAAAAGCCAGATAACTGAGTAGCGGAGTATCTAATAAATAACCAATAATTATTGGAATATACTGACCGCTAACATCAATTGCTAAGTATTCTTTTGCCCATACAAATGGTAATACAGGCAGGCTAAGTACCATTAAATAGAGCGGGAATAGCCAGCTAGCTTGTTTAATGGCTGCCGGTGTTGCGCGTTCACTGAAAGTAAGTAAAAACATATGCGGCATCGCTAGTGCGGCACAAAAGAATACCAGCATTAAGCTGCGGATATGATTGGACTGTAGGGTTTGATTGAGCTGCAGCAATTTTTCTGGTTGAGCATTGAGCCAGATTTCGAGCGCCCCAGGAGAGCCAAACACTTGTATCAAAGTGTAGGTGCCGACAGTGATAATCAGGATAAGTTTAACAATAGAAAATATCGCGTTAACAAATACTAAGCCTTGATTTTGTTTTTTGAAATTGGTTTGTGTCTTTAGGTTGAATACGGTTATACATGCAATGCCGAGTAATAAAGTTAAAACCGCTAAATGTCGCGTGTAGGCGGGAATGT from Pseudomonadales bacterium carries:
- a CDS encoding GHKL domain-containing protein, with protein sequence MLTPLIIIAVIALIAGGIYFLAENAKFSDNLTQKPWVYSFSLGGYVGAWALFGSIDTAEDSGYLFMSYFFGTSALFLFAPLLLKPLIQLTQTYHLHSLADLLSFRYNSQFAGIIASIGSLFGILPLMVIQVLLIGQLSELIIFKEYIPAYTRHLAVLTLLLGIACITVFNLKTQTNFKKQNQGLVFVNAIFSIVKLILIITVGTYTLIQVFGSPGALEIWLNAQPEKLLQLNQTLQSNHIRSLMLVFFCAALAMPHMFLLTFSERATPAAIKQASWLFPLYLMVLSLPVLPFVWAKEYLAIDVSGQYIPIIIGYLLDTPLLSYLAFTAAVIAVTMSMSTMCIALSGMMSSHLVLPVFLKSKHYRLVDNMLPLQGATIVFILLVVMLMASLSQDLSTLNRFGLASYTALLQFLPSILAVMYWPRANRTGFLASLAAGLSCWFISIVLPLLSEDALGLLPTLLSLFALEPDSYWLLAAVSCLGVNMLTFGFVSILSKTTEEQGYIAKICSQNDIGRPLKRKLLVENIDDIIHNLSREFGRSNAEYAIAIALKELNMQREEKRPFALRLLRRQLESNFSGIYGPTIARRVVASHLPYAESSDSTLEDQQITEYRLEQAKNNLSGLAGELDKMRRQHQQTIEYLPIGVCSLSADREITIWNAALSELTEVHANKAIGNSLERLPEPWLSLFENFIASEEQQLYKQEISFGEQVFWLNLHKGNQESHTVEGNTTILVEDVSSLAKLENDWQHHDRLATIGRLAAGVAHEIGNPITGIACLAQNLKYDSDNPEVDASARDILEQTDRVSKIVQSLVSFSHAGNHKDTLFFEPVNLYQTAQAALELLALKEKDIFQKVENTIPQQLEIVANKQGLFQIFINLIENALQANHLMENNDSNRVIVFISCREFSEYLSIEIKDFGPGIEENLQNTIFEPFFTTKHSDEGTGLGLAIVYNIIEDHQGQIELISPINDQQTGCIFKVQLPLNTGLL